In one Oscillospiraceae bacterium genomic region, the following are encoded:
- a CDS encoding MATE family efflux transporter translates to MGIMPVRPLLLQMSWPIMLSMLIQALYNMVDSFFVARISAEAFEALALVYPVQTLMIAICVGTGVGVNAMLSRRLGEKRLGEANAVAVNGYFLYFATWLLFVVLSLAFGRGYMALFTGKSAVFRFGLDYLTIVTVCSLGVCFQFAAERVLQATGNAVGPMIVQGIGAVVNLILDPILIFGIGPFPRLEVVGAALATVIGQIVGMVVGLVMVAKNPVLTLRVRGFRPSGKVIGDIYRIGAPAIAMQALTTVMTMGMNKILAHVTETGVFILGAYFKLQSFIFMPVYGLNNGLTPLVSFNYGARHRERIRGLIRFALAIACGIMAAGTLLMLLAPGPLLRIFDATQPVLTDGIPALRIIAASFLFAGVSIVLCAAFQAMGSATLSLVVSLLRQAVILLPAALLLGLARPGLVWLAFPVAEVLSCGVAALLYKRLRRTKIMSLEDER, encoded by the coding sequence ATGGGAATCATGCCGGTGCGCCCCCTGCTGCTGCAGATGTCCTGGCCCATCATGCTCTCCATGCTGATCCAGGCCCTGTACAACATGGTGGACAGCTTTTTCGTCGCCCGCATCAGCGCAGAGGCCTTCGAGGCCCTGGCGCTGGTCTACCCGGTGCAGACCCTGATGATCGCCATCTGCGTGGGCACCGGCGTGGGGGTGAACGCCATGCTCTCCCGCCGCCTGGGGGAGAAGCGGCTGGGCGAGGCCAACGCCGTGGCCGTCAACGGCTATTTCCTCTATTTCGCCACCTGGCTGCTCTTCGTGGTGCTCAGCCTGGCCTTCGGCAGGGGGTATATGGCGCTGTTCACCGGCAAGAGCGCAGTGTTCCGCTTCGGCCTGGATTACCTGACCATCGTCACGGTCTGCTCCCTGGGGGTGTGCTTCCAGTTCGCCGCCGAGCGCGTGCTCCAGGCCACCGGCAACGCGGTGGGCCCCATGATCGTCCAGGGCATCGGCGCGGTTGTCAATCTCATCCTGGACCCCATCCTGATCTTCGGCATCGGCCCCTTCCCCCGCCTGGAGGTGGTGGGCGCCGCCCTGGCCACCGTCATCGGGCAGATCGTGGGCATGGTCGTGGGGCTGGTGATGGTGGCGAAAAACCCGGTGCTCACCCTGCGCGTCCGCGGCTTCCGCCCCAGCGGCAAGGTCATCGGGGACATCTACCGCATTGGGGCCCCCGCCATCGCCATGCAGGCCCTCACCACCGTCATGACCATGGGCATGAACAAGATCCTCGCCCACGTCACCGAGACCGGCGTGTTCATCCTGGGGGCCTACTTCAAGCTCCAGTCCTTCATCTTCATGCCGGTCTACGGCCTAAACAACGGCCTGACCCCCCTGGTCAGCTTCAACTACGGCGCCCGGCACCGGGAGCGGATTCGGGGGCTGATCCGCTTCGCCCTGGCCATCGCCTGTGGCATCATGGCGGCGGGCACCCTGCTGATGCTCCTGGCCCCCGGCCCCCTGCTGCGCATCTTCGACGCGACGCAGCCGGTGCTCACCGACGGCATCCCCGCCCTGCGGATTATCGCAGCATCCTTCCTCTTCGCCGGGGTGTCCATCGTGCTGTGCGCCGCCTTCCAGGCCATGGGCTCCGCCACGCTGAGCCTGGTGGTCTCCCTGCTGCGGCAGGCCGTCATCCTGCTGCCCGCCGCCCTGCTGCTGGGGCTGGCCCGGCCCGGCCTGGTCTGGCTTGCCTTCCCCGTGGCCGAGGTGCTGTCCTGCGGCGTGGCCGCCCTGCTCTACAAGCGGCTTCGCCGCACCAAAATCATGTCTCTGGAGGACGAGCGATGA
- a CDS encoding putative phosphoketolase, translated as MAKKATAAAKPVPKTATRMSKKGPLSPDALRRLDAYWRAANYLSAGQLYLQDNPLLRQPLRPEHLKKIRVGHWGTAPGQNFIYTHLNRAIVKYDLDMIYISGPGHGGNALAAQTYLEGTYSEIYPNVSQDEEGMRRLFKQFSFPGGVPSHVAPEIPGSIHEGGELGYSLAHAFGAVFDNPGLIAACVVGDGEAETGPLATSWHGNKFLNPATDGAVLPILHLNGYKIANPTIFSRVSHEEVEDFFKGCGWTPRFVEGDDPAQMHQTMAAALDWAVRELERIQHNAREEGDATRPRWPMIVFRSPKGWTCPRQVDGQSVEGTFRAHQLPLSMERPEHLKLLEDWLRSYRPEELFDGRGALLPELQELAPRGARRMGANPHANGGLLLRELRTPDFKAYAVPVPAPGAVEAEDMAQLGKYVRDVVRLNEASANFRIFGPDETLSNRLGPVFEATGRRWNADGEADDQFLSPTGRVMDAMLSEHMCQGWLEGYLLTGRHGFLNSYEAFIRIVDSMFAQHAKWLKVCSQLPWRQDVSSLNYLLSSHVWQQDHNGFTHQDPGFLDHVANKKADVVRLYLPPDANCLLSCFDHCIQSRNYVNVIIASKHPRPQWLTMDQAVKHCTHGIGIWQWASNDEGSEPDAVLACCGDTPTLETLAAVTILRRYLPEVRVRVINVVDLMKLQPHTEHPHGLTDEDYDAIFTTDKPIIFAFHGYPTLVHELTYRRHNRNLHVRGYIEEGTITTAFDMRVLNFIDRYHLVEDVIKRLPQLGNRGAFLIQLMKDKLVEHKQYITTYGQDMPEIRDWKWNDGKGGYGE; from the coding sequence TTGGCAAAGAAGGCAACGGCGGCGGCCAAGCCCGTCCCCAAAACCGCGACGCGCATGTCCAAAAAGGGCCCTCTCTCCCCCGACGCCCTGCGCAGGCTGGACGCCTACTGGCGGGCGGCCAACTACCTGTCCGCAGGCCAGCTCTACCTCCAGGACAACCCCCTGCTGCGCCAGCCCCTGCGGCCGGAGCACCTGAAAAAGATCCGGGTGGGGCACTGGGGCACCGCGCCCGGCCAGAACTTTATCTACACCCACCTCAACCGCGCCATCGTCAAGTACGACCTGGACATGATCTACATCTCCGGCCCCGGCCACGGGGGCAACGCCCTGGCGGCCCAGACCTATCTGGAGGGGACCTACAGCGAGATCTACCCCAACGTCAGCCAGGACGAGGAGGGGATGCGCCGCCTGTTCAAGCAGTTCTCCTTCCCCGGCGGCGTGCCCAGCCACGTGGCCCCCGAGATCCCCGGCTCCATCCACGAGGGGGGCGAGCTGGGCTACTCCCTGGCCCACGCCTTCGGCGCGGTGTTCGACAACCCCGGCCTCATCGCCGCCTGCGTGGTGGGGGACGGGGAGGCCGAGACCGGCCCCCTGGCCACCTCCTGGCACGGCAACAAATTCTTAAACCCCGCCACCGACGGCGCGGTGCTCCCCATCCTCCACCTCAACGGCTACAAAATCGCCAACCCCACGATTTTCTCCCGCGTCAGCCACGAGGAGGTGGAGGACTTCTTCAAGGGCTGCGGCTGGACCCCCCGCTTTGTGGAGGGGGACGACCCGGCGCAGATGCACCAGACCATGGCGGCCGCCCTGGACTGGGCGGTGCGGGAGCTGGAGCGCATCCAGCACAACGCCCGGGAGGAGGGGGACGCCACACGCCCCCGCTGGCCCATGATCGTCTTCCGCTCCCCCAAGGGCTGGACCTGCCCCAGGCAGGTGGACGGCCAGAGCGTGGAGGGCACCTTCCGCGCCCACCAGCTCCCCCTGTCCATGGAGCGCCCGGAGCACCTGAAGCTGCTGGAGGACTGGCTGCGCAGCTACCGGCCTGAGGAGCTCTTCGACGGGCGCGGCGCGCTCCTGCCCGAGCTTCAGGAGCTGGCGCCCCGCGGCGCCCGCCGCATGGGGGCCAACCCCCACGCCAACGGCGGGCTGCTGCTGCGGGAGCTGCGCACCCCCGACTTCAAGGCCTACGCCGTGCCCGTCCCCGCCCCCGGCGCGGTGGAGGCGGAGGACATGGCCCAGCTGGGCAAATACGTGCGGGACGTGGTGCGCCTCAACGAGGCGTCCGCCAACTTCCGCATCTTCGGCCCGGACGAGACGCTGTCCAACCGCCTGGGCCCGGTCTTTGAGGCCACCGGCCGCCGCTGGAACGCCGACGGGGAGGCGGACGACCAGTTCCTCTCCCCCACCGGGCGGGTGATGGACGCCATGCTCTCCGAGCACATGTGCCAGGGCTGGCTGGAGGGCTACCTGCTCACCGGGCGCCACGGCTTCCTCAACAGCTACGAGGCCTTTATCCGCATCGTGGACTCCATGTTCGCCCAGCACGCCAAATGGCTCAAGGTCTGCTCTCAGCTCCCCTGGCGGCAGGACGTGTCCTCCCTCAACTACCTGCTCTCCTCCCACGTGTGGCAGCAGGACCACAACGGCTTCACCCACCAGGACCCCGGCTTTTTGGACCACGTGGCCAACAAGAAGGCCGACGTGGTGCGCCTCTACCTGCCCCCCGACGCCAACTGCCTGCTCTCCTGCTTCGACCACTGTATCCAGAGCCGAAATTATGTCAACGTGATCATCGCCTCCAAGCACCCCCGGCCCCAGTGGCTGACCATGGACCAGGCGGTGAAGCACTGCACCCACGGCATCGGCATCTGGCAGTGGGCGTCCAACGACGAGGGCTCGGAGCCCGACGCGGTGCTGGCCTGCTGCGGGGACACCCCCACCCTGGAGACCCTGGCCGCCGTGACCATCCTGCGCAGGTATTTGCCGGAGGTGCGTGTGCGGGTCATCAACGTGGTGGATCTCATGAAGCTCCAGCCCCACACCGAGCACCCCCACGGCCTCACCGACGAGGACTACGACGCCATCTTCACCACCGACAAGCCCATCATCTTCGCCTTCCACGGCTACCCCACCCTGGTGCACGAGCTCACCTACCGCCGCCACAACCGCAACCTCCACGTGCGGGGATATATCGAGGAGGGCACCATCACCACCGCCTTCGACATGCGGGTGCTGAACTTCATCGACCGCTACCACCTGGTGGAGGACGTGATCAAGCGCCTGCCCCAGCTGGGCAACCGGGGGGCCTTCCTGATCCAGCTCATGAAGGACAAGCTGGTGGAGCACAAGCAGTATATCACCACCTATGGCCAGGACATGCCCGAGATCCGGGACTGGAAATGGAACGACGGCAAGGGCGGCTACGGGGAATAA